ACGGCAACCAGCCTTTTTCGACAGAAAGCTGGGCCAGCGTTTGCCACTGTTCCAGCGTAGGATCAATCCCGGTTGGGTTGTGGCAGCAGCCGTGGAACAGAACCACGTCGCCAGCCTGCGCTTCGTTCAGGCTTTCCAGCAATGCGTCAAAATTCAGCGTGTGATTTTCCGCATCATAGTAAGCGTACTCACGGACTTCCAGTCCAGCGGAGTTAAACACGCTTTTGTGGTTTGGCCAACTGGGATTACTCACCCATACCCGTTTTACCGGAGTATTTTTTGCCAGGAAGTCGGCGGCAACACGTAGCGCGCCAGTACCGCCAGGCGTTTGCGCCGTGCGCGCGCGTTTGTCGTTAATCAGTGCGCTACCTTTGCCAAACAGCAGTTCCTGGGTGCAGCGAGCAAACTCCGGAATACCGTCAATGCCGAGATAATTTTTTGTCGTTTCATTTTCCAGTAAATACTGCTCGGCTTTTTTAACGCTGGTGAGTACCGGTGTTTTGCCCGTTTCATCCTTATATACGCCAATGCCAAGGTTAATTTTCCCGGGACGGTCATCGGCGCGAAACAGATCGGCCAGGCCCAAAATCGGGTCGGCAGGAGCGGCGGTTATGTTCTCAAACATGACGAGGTTCCATTGTAGTTACAGAAGGGAAATCCGCTATCAGGTTAACGGCAGATTTACAAAATGCCAACCATTAGCGATAAAAAGCCCGCCTGTTTTTGAAAGACGCACATTTTCTCTAAGAGACATAAAAAAACAGGACCGAAGTCCTGTTTTTGGGGCATAAAACAAAGGGGTCTGCTGGTC
The Salmonella bongori NCTC 12419 DNA segment above includes these coding regions:
- the aspC gene encoding aspartate transaminase codes for the protein MFENITAAPADPILGLADLFRADDRPGKINLGIGVYKDETGKTPVLTSVKKAEQYLLENETTKNYLGIDGIPEFARCTQELLFGKGSALINDKRARTAQTPGGTGALRVAADFLAKNTPVKRVWVSNPSWPNHKSVFNSAGLEVREYAYYDAENHTLNFDALLESLNEAQAGDVVLFHGCCHNPTGIDPTLEQWQTLAQLSVEKGWLPLFDFAYQGFARGLEEDAEGLRAFAALHKELIVASSYSKNFGLYNERVGACTLVAADAKTVDCAFSQMKSAIRANYSNPPAHGASIVATILSNDALRAIWEQELTDMRQRIQRMRQLFVNTLQEKGANRDFSFIIKQNGMFSFSGLTKEQVLRLREEFGIYAVASGRVNVAGMTPDNMAPLCEAIVAVL